In Pelodiscus sinensis isolate JC-2024 unplaced genomic scaffold, ASM4963464v1 ctg221, whole genome shotgun sequence, a genomic segment contains:
- the GPR173 gene encoding putative G-protein coupled receptor 173, which produces MANASEADEPGLPGPPAASTYAKLLLLGLIICVSLAGNLALALLVLKERGLHRAPYYFLLDLCLADAVRAAVCFPFVLVSIRHGSAWTHSPLSCKVVAFLAVLFCFHAAFLLFCISVTRYMAVAHHRFYAKRMTLWTCVAVICMVWTLSVAMAFPPVFDVGTYKFIREEEQCIFEHRYVKANDTLGFMLMLAVLLGATHAVYGKLLCFEYRHRKMKPVQMVPAISQNWTFHGPGATGQAAANWIAGFGRGPMPPTLLGVRQNGHSASRRLLGVEEFKAEKRLGKMFYVITVLFLLLWSPYIVACYWRVFVKACSIPPRYLATAVWLSFAQAAVNPIVCFLLNKELKKGLAAHVPCLRTEPALPREPYCVM; this is translated from the coding sequence ATGGCTAATGCCAGCGAGGCGGACGAGCCGGGCCTGCCGGGCCCCCCGGCGGCCTCCACCTACgccaagctgctgctgctggggctgatcATCTGCGTGAGCCTGGCGGGGAACCTGGCGCTGGCCCTGCTGGTGCTGAAGGAACGCGGCCTGCACCGGGCGCCCTACTACTTCCTGCTGGACCTGTGCCTGGCCGACGCGGTGCGGGCGGCCGTCTGCTTCCCCTTCGTCCTGGTCTCCATCCGCCACGGCTCGGCCTGGACCCACAGCCCGCTCAGCTGCAAGGTGGTGGCCTTCCTGGCCGTCCTCTTCTGCTTCCACGCCGCCTTCCTGCTCTTCTGCATCAGCGTGACGCGGTACATGGCCGTGGCCCACCACCGCTTCTACGCCAAGCGCATGACGCTGTGGACGTGCGTGGCCGTCATCTGCATGGTGTGGACCCTCTCGGTGGCCATGGCCTTCCCGCCCGTCTTCGACGTGGGCACCTACAAGTTCATCCGGGAGGAGGAGCAGTGCATCTTCGAGCACCGCTACGTCAAGGCCAACGACACGCTGGGCTTCATGCTCATGCTGGCCGTGCTGCTGGGCGCCACCCACGCCGTGTACGGCAAGCTGCTGTGCTTCGAGTACCGGCACCGCAAGATGAAGCCGGTGCAGATGGTGCCGGCCATCAGCCAGAACTGGACGTTCCACGGGCCGGGCGCCACCGGCCAGGCGGCCGCCAATTGGATCGCCGGCTTCGGCCGGGGCCCCATGCCGCCCACGCTGCTAGGCGTGCGGCAGAACGGCCACTCCGCCAGCCGCCGCCTGCTGGGCGTGGAGGAGTTCAAGGCGGAGAAGCGGCTGGGGAAAATGTTCTACGTCATCaccgtcctcttcctcctcctctggtccCCCTACATCGTGGCCTGCTACTGGCGGGTCTTCGTCAAGGCCTGCAGCATCCCGCCCCGCTACCTGGCCACCGCCGTCTGGCTGAGCTTCGCCCAGGCCGCCGTCAACCCCATCGTCTGCTTCCTGCTCAACAAGGAGCTGAAGAAGGGGCTGGCGGCCCACGTGCCCTGCCTCAGGACAGAGCCCGCCCTGCCGCGGGAGCCCTACTGCGTCATGTGA